AACTCTTCCCGTCCTCCATTATATTGCGTCATAATTTTGCAGGTTGGCGGAATAAATACAACTGTATGGCATATAtattcaatttgattgaaatttaaaacttgacCAAAAATTACTCTAGCACCCTCCtacaaaaaagtcaaaatcgGGTCGAAAAAGTACAAGTTTCCGTATGAAAAGGTGTGCTTATTTGGACAATGGTTTGTACAAATGAGACCTTTAATAATATGATTTAGGCTACCTTTGAAAACGCGgagaaaatttgccaaaaagaCAATATGGATATAGCTTCTTTAGATAATCCAACCGAGGTAGCAGGCATTTCAAATTACTTGCAGTACATAGGTGGAGTGAAGTTAAAAgatttagaaacaaaatttgaaaaattattcgtaGGATTATCGGATGACCCAGTTTTCTCGTCGATATCCTCCCTGCTTGAAGGAGGAGCGAGTTCTTTATTAAATTGGGCAACTGAGAGTCCTCCAGAAGGGCAGGGTGACTGTCTTGTTCAACAGGAGGGGCTGTTTTTCAACGCTTCGTGCGACACGAAGAGGAATTTCATTTGTGAAGACCCGAAAGAAGAGGATAGGTCAGACtcgtatttaaatttgaatattgattcGGAATGAAATATCGAAACTATGATTTAGAGGATTGGATACTTTGACTTCCATTGAAGACGGTTCGATctatttcgaaaaataaatttctttaaaacagTTCAAAATAGCGgttcttaattttgttaacggaaaaaatatcgtcATCCCGGAAAATCGAGCTACGATTCCAGAGGCTAAATCCCTCTGCAAAGACGAGGGTTTGGAGCTGATGTCTCTTAAATCAGTCGCGGAATTGGATCCTGTCCAAGATTTACTCGGGGACTTGGGTAATTTTGAGGAAGGActgaaaattcttgaaatataCTTCTCCTTTAGGCCTCTCAGCAACCACACTTTTGACATCGATGGAAAAAGTTACCGACGGGGGCACAAATTGGCTAGGAGATTTGGCCTCGGCTTTGCTTCCTCCTGAAGACCCTTCAAAGGATGGCGACTGTCTCGGTCTAAGCGCCCTTGGTCTTGCGGGAATATCGTGCGACATGGTTTCAAACTTCGTGTGCCAGGTTCCCGATCCACCAGGAACCAAAACGACTGTTAAAACAACAACCAAGAAGTTGTAATGATAGAAAATAACCATTGGATTGATATGAAAATGTTATGCCTATTAAAGGTTAACCACATTTGCAACCACAGATGTGACAGAAATTGCAACCGAAAAGGAAACCACACCCGTGCCAGACACAACAGAAGCAACCACGTatcaaagataatttttaaataatgattttcttttgtcaACAGACATTTTAGATCATTATCTGAAACAACTGAAGCCAATCCTTCCTCCACGTCGATCATAACTGCTTCAACTAAAACAATGGTAGCAACCACTGCAACTACTACTAGaacgacaacaacaacaacaatgatgacgacgacaatatcatcAAAAACAcctacaacaacaacaacaactacaaCAATGTCTACAAGCATAGTTCCTTCAACAACCAGCACGACATCCATGCAGGTAACAACTACTACAACAAGCACTTCAACGTCCACATCAACTTCAACAACTACCACTACAACAACAACTGTAAGTTTCGTGAAACAACGCGATTTTAACCTTTCTCTAATGGTAATCTTTTATGAAAAAGCCCATTCCATGCATTTTTGACTGCGCAGACTTTGACAAATTCTTGATGGTTTGTTTACTTAATTTACAGAGATTTGTCTTTGATCGTTTCTTTTGAATAGAGTCCAACAGTAGCACCAAATATTTATGGTTTGATTTCACTCAGTTTTACAAATTATGAGTCAGTTGATTAATAGAAACTCATCAGCAGATGGCTCAGTGCAAACAGCAACTAGAtgcaataatagaaaattttatatttctagcGTCACGGTATAAATCTGAcgatgttaattttaaacattcttcaatttcaatttaaataaggtTTCAAGAGACGAAGCTGGTTTACGTTGTAAGGCTATGAACATGACGCTTTTAGCCGTCACCTCTCTCGAGGAAATTGACTGCTTGGCCTCTGTCAAGGGTGATTATTTCTcatttgtttgatttgaaataaaattaaaaagaaataaaacgaaaaaagagGGGACCTTTTGGACAAGTGGCTCGAATGTGCATCCTCTCTGTGAACCAAAATTACTTTACACGTGGTGTTCAACGGGCGTGAATATATCTTCCACTCTGATTACGAACGGAGCGTTTTGGTTGCCAACCACGGCAACCGCCGTTACTCCAATCGAACGGTGTTTGGCAGTTACCACATCCCTTAATGCTGGAAAAGGGATGGTgcataaaaattgcagtgaAGCCCTTCCCTTCATTTGCCAAAACAACGTCGAATGTCCAAAACATTGCACCAAAAACGTGCGTATTTTCTATCATTAACGTAGAGAATAAAATggatattaaacattttagaCCTCCCTGTTTGATCCCACCGGAAATTTGATAAGTAActctttccaaaataaattttcgcatgGGGATGTTAACTctattttctctttcaatcAGACGCACACTTTTATGGATTTTGGTTAGACATCGGAAACTTCACATATCTCTTAGGAAATCAACCGGTTGGGATagatttctaatttaaaagatgAAGAATGTTGTTTAAGTATTGATTCCTAGATGACTTGGTTAGAAAGCTTCCTTCAATGTTGCGCTTTGGGGATGGAACCGCTCAATATAGAAAATGTGGCTGAGCAACAAGGCTTGACCAGCATTACTGCTGACTTCAAATGTAAGTTTAATGAAGAACTCTACTTCGAAAAATATACTATTAACGTAATCTTACCATCGTTTGAAGATAATTGGcctgcaaatttcaattactgGACCTCAGCTACGTGGATGGGTTCTCCTGCTGGCCAATGGTCGGTTTGCGAACCAACCGGCCCTGCAATGTTTCCCTCGGGTctaaaatgggaaaaaagCCAGCCGGACAACCTAGGCGGCAATGAGAGCTGCGTCCATTTCCGTTTCGTTTTGAATGCCACTGGCACCATCTTGACTGACAGAAAATGCACAAATCATTATGTTTATGCATGCAAGGTTTATCGATTCACTAACTCTTTTGAAATGGCCtaaagtttttgaaaatatgtgtATTATTGCAGTCTCAGTTAAAAGCCCTTCCAAAGCCGTGTAAAGTTTCCTGTCCGAGTGGTGCCTGTCAACGAGCGGTATATTCATTTAATACCCGGTTTCTCAGCTTTTTTCAAACTTATCTTTCAGACAAAACTTTTTGACACAACTGGAATGCTGATTGGTACGGAAAGTAAATAGTAACAAGTTATACAGCATAATTTCGTAGTCTCTTCCACATATGGGAACTGGTACCAGGGCTGCGGGAGAATCTTTCTTAGTTATTTGACAAGTCCGGCCACATGGTCCGTGGCTCGAGATAAATGCTGCGAAATCGGCCTGACCTTGGCCTCAATGGAGTCaatgggaaaatttaactgcttCTCCAGAATCACCTCCAGTACAGGATATTTTGATCACGACagttatgattttaattaaaatttaaagaaattggaCCAGAGATGAACGGCGACTTCTGGCTTTCAGGAACGGACCAGGGATGCCTTTCGAAGTTCCATTGGTGCTCGATAAGCCGTGATTTTACTTACCCAGAGTTGAAATGGAAGATTGACCACCCCGTACAAGGCATGAATTGTGTTTATCTCGAGGTTAGAAACGGATCAGCAATGCTGGCCACCGGTAATTGCCTTGAGCAGAAGAATTTCCTGTGTGAAATCAGGAAGAAGGGCACTTTCCGGGAGGCGATCAATGCGGAATGTGCTGAAACCTGGGACATCTCCCCAGGTAATACAAAATGTTATTgtattatgttaattttattggtttttaaagCTCAAATTGACCTGCTGTTGAACGCTAGCACCTTCCTCTCTGCTAGCATCTCGATAAATATCAAGGTTAAGAGAAATTGGTTTTACTCTTCAtagaacataaattttaacctGTCCCACAGTGCTTTATAAAATGTGTGGCAGTCGAAGTTGGAATGGTGACAAAATCATCTCATAGACCTgaaagtttaataaattatgatttgcAGTTCTTCCGCGGAAGACCAGTCAGCATTGAAACTTTACGGCAAATTGAACTCATATCCCAAGAAAATCCCGCCAAATTGGAGCAGGCTTTTGCTGTTTATGAGCAATGCCGCGGCCAAAGTTATagatattcaattaaaaaagtgaaaattttgtttaatttgaaattcaagaatTTGACGATGACTGCGTCACTGCCTACGAAATTTACAAGTGCTGCCAGGAAAGGGCACCTGCCCTTgtttcagaaataattattaataactaTGATAATGGATCAATTGTATGAAACATTTATCCAaactctttgaaattaaaatacaaataatttttagttaactCCACCAATCGGTTGTGTTTCCGTGCGCCGAAGTTGTTGGCTCTCTGATAACTTCCCCTGCGTCTTTAATGTAtgtttttttgtatattttctgCATTCGGATTAATCAATTTCTTAAGGAAACTGCATGGGCTAATCTAAATAAAGCCAGAACGGGTTAacccaaaaattattatttcaataacgtacgtttaaatataaattaaatccagATTCTCTTGGACAATTGGTGATGCTGCAAAATAGGCTGATGTATGTGGGCTCTATGAACTTAATAGGAAATTAcgtaagcatttttttaaaccaattcaAATCTTACCTTTAATATTCCTTACAAATTACGATATAAAGGATCctattcaaatattcaaacacTGCTGCGCACTAGGAATGAAACTCATGGAGCCTGAGAGCCTAGAAGATCTCAATTGGGCGGCAAGTCAATCAGGTGacttaattaaacatttccaATCTTTTCACAAAATACACCACTGACTATTTCCGCAGGGAGCGCATTTGATCTGTTCGTGGGCGAGACGGAGTTTATAAACGGGACGCACGAAGTATGGTGCAACAGCAGCAAAATTATACCAAGCAGCTTCTACGATACTTTAAAAGCTCCGATTTATCCGTGTGTTGAGTCGCTAGCGCTTTTAAGCCCAGTTACGCAAAAGCTGTACATGAAGACTTTGCCCAATGGAAATATCATCGATTCGTTCCTCAATCCGCAGAATTATAACCCTTTGAAAACATCGGGAATTTACTCCTTTATTTGTGCAAATCTGTAgttagcaaattttaattcctgatGGGAGTTTCCAGGAGTTCTTTTCATTTCTTACACATAACTTTTTGTGAACAAAACTGTgtgaataaaatacatttaaacgCAAAATTGCAACTggtgtattaaatttttgaattattatcaaaagaaataaattaaaccgggcttcatcctcgttgcaaaattttcgtttcaatttcTCGACTATAGTTTTGACGTCCTAATTGAAATAGCGCGCTTCCTCCGTGTTCTCTTACGGAGTGGCGCCTGTCCGAAGGGTATTGAGACGTCCGGTGATTACACGGATGTCTTTGGAGTTCAGGGAATTAGAAGGATTTATGTGTAGAGAGACACAGCCGTTGTGTGCTATCTTAACTCCATCTTTATTCTAACTGGTTGTACCGACAATGCTCACTAGGTGGCATGACAGTCTCTATATCTCACTAATCATgagtaaacaattaaaataaatacaatttataatgtcacatcttaaattacaaaaaatttcaacaaaaaaaatccagacACTTTACAAATATCACCCACGAATTCGATCATGGGGCAGTTGCAatgaggatgaagcctggttgaatttatttccaatattaACACAACCTCAAGTGGtcgcctatttcaaaaattatcaaattgagTCTGGTCATATATACCATAGTAAGTAGAAATCaacaatttcttaatttagaattaattctgacggtttttaattgattttaatcaaaacaatcAGTTTATTTCTCCTCTCGCCCCAATGAAACTTCTATTCGTGAAAATCGGATCTAAAGAAATTTCCTATTCTTTGGAGAGTTAACGTACCCAGCGCAGACCTTTGTTGCAGAATTTAGAGTTTAACTTTAGTCACCGaacgcaaattaaaaagtttgttgatttttctgaaaatcttCTGGCatcccaaaaacaaaaattatcattccTGGTGGAAAGTGACAGAAAAATGATGTCAGTGAAGACTTCCGATCCAGTCGTGTGGGTTGTAcaggaaatttgaaacattattaATCACTggtgttgaattaaaattatacaacaTATTTatacagattaaaaaattgacttgcTCTTGAACCACTTTTCTTGCTACAACCTTTCTGAAGgtaaaatgagtttttaacTGCAGGTGGGAATGTGATCACGCTATCgctcgaaatttaaattaaaaatattttgagtgcTTCTTGAAATGCGTTGGAATTgagatgcaaattaaaatagcaaattttcataaacatCTTTGAAGTTTCATAGGGTCCAATCAgactttttgctaattttctatAACTGTTTATCACCACGCAAAATCGAAAATACCCTACTTaactcaattttggcttttaaatGATATGTTGTTCGAGCTGAATAAAATACTTAGTGCGAGATTTATTTCCGATTTAAGTTGCTACCTAAAAGAAACgacaaaattacattttagaattataataataatatagcttttattaaacacataTTGTGTGctacatacatattaaaaatacattaaacaaGTAAATAAGTCATTTTGTCACATAATTTGCTGCCTGCGAGAGGCTAAGatcatttttatcacagcTCAGGAAATGGTAAAAGTCGATCACTTTATAATAGCTATTATTAAACACTTATTGTGTGctacatacatattaaaaatacattaaacaaGTAAGTAAGTCATTTTGTCACAAATTTGCTGCCTGCGAGAGGCTAAGatcatttttatcacagcTCAGGAAATGGTAAAAGTCGATCTCTTTATCACAGAGCTTGCAAACGCACTCTTTCGTGGCACTGGTGTGGTAGATTTTTCTCTTGCACAACAAGAAGTGGAATCCGTGGCAGGCGTGCCTCGTGAGTGCGTGCCTCATTGTGTAGCACACGTTTTTCCAGCTTTGTTCGACCATTGCAGGGGAACCGTAAAATGCCGGATCGATCTCGGAAATCTTAAACAGCTGATTGTCAATGAATTTATCGAACGTAGGAGACTCTGGCAGCGAAAATTGAGACGCAAGCttctcaatgaaaaattctgagtCGGCCAACTCATATGCAAGTCTGGATTTCATGAACTTGGACAGGCAAAGCGCTTTTTTGAGAAACCTGGATTGGGCAGACAGCTGGGCTTCCTGAAACAGCTGACCATTTATTGGGGTGGAAATTAGAGAGGTCGTATCATTGGCATAATTGACAGTGAAACCAATCGTCACGTGAAGCAACAAATCAACTACTGCGCCAACAAAGAGGGTGGGTGACAACACACCTCCCTGCGTACTGCGGAGTCCCTCGGACGACAGGCAACTCGCGAGAGAACACAATCCTATTCAATTTCCCCAGTTTCAGGCAGCTTAACACCTAGTGTCCGATTGAATAAAGCTGACTGCAGGAAATCCAGTGCTTTACCTCGCACACCACAATTCTGAAACGTCTCTAGCACTATTGGCTAACAAACGGTTCCAAACGCATTTgacaaattataataaatttcaagattctTCTATCCACTTTCCATCTTTTCATGAAGAAATTCAAACAACGCTGTCGCGTACAAAACCATGCTGGTTTGATGGCATCATCTTATGTGCCtcgaaaaaatttgttaaccTAATCAGGAAtacattttcaacaatttttgagaattttggcaaattagCAATTAGTCGGTAATTTTTGACACTATCACGCACTCCTTTCTTAAACAATAGCGTCACAACCgaattttttagcaaatgCGGATACACACCTGTAGCAAAGGCACAATTTATCACATCCGCAAGAGGAGCAGCAATTTGAAGCGCAACGACACGCTTAACCAAAAACATCGGTATTTCATCCCAACCTGCAGCTCTTTTGGCCGGAAGCCGTCTAATAtggaacaaaatttcatcGACACCAACTGGCGGAAAGGAACATGGTCTCCGGCtgcattaattgattttcaattcatGGCTTTAGTTGGGCGTTAGAtgaagtttgtttttacatcaatgctctatttttattttatttaacaaaacactaatggtgtacaacagacataaaATATTACAGTATACTAGCACGCATGAGAGTAAATAATGGGatcttcttgcattccaaaaaatgttaatcaCATAATACACATTTACAATCGACACAGGACTTACAATGATATTTCTTACGAGTACAGAGTAAATATAATGATAGTCGTGATAGGCGTGCCTGGTGAAAACATGTCTATTTTGAAAACAGGCATTTTTCCAGCCCGGATCGCCCATTGTAGAGGTGGCATAAAAAACCCCCATCGATCTGGGAGAGCTTGTAAAATCTATTATTACTATTGTAACCAGCAGTTTCTGgaagtgaaaatttctttaGAAGATCATCAACCAAAATTTCAGTGTCAGCCAGCTCATATGCCAGTCCggatttcatgaattttgacagtgctaagaaaattttttgagaaaacgaGTTTTTGCAGTTTCAAACTTATTTAAGTCGGTCAAAGTAAGATATGGCTAGATTGCCTTATGCCGTAACATAGTGATTCGTGCTATGGCTAAGTGAAAGAGCTCTAATGCTTTGTAGCGGATCAATGCTCTTTAGCGGTTTATGTTCCCACGCAATTTACTTAACACAATCGTGTCATTAGTAGACTtcatgctttatttttaaactgtgcATGACTTTTAGGATATgggctgaaaataattatgtaagaaaacatatttatgCATGCATGTTTTATATTATCGCTACAAGGCAGCATTTTAGAATGTATAACTACAGTCAATTGTGTGATATGTAGCATTTGGCACTTACGCTTTCAAAAGGTTCATCGTGCAAGCAATATGACTAGAGACAAGATATCTTGGACGAAAGAAGAACTCGACCACGTCGCCAACTTGATTGAAgtcacaataaataattctggAAAGACTGAGCTGAGCCAGGACGAAGTCTGTGATGGCATCAGAAGGAACTACTCGGATCATTTTCCACACTTATCAGTCGCAAGATGGAAAAATCTGATAATTAACGCCAACGTAACGCATGGATCCAggtttggaattaattttgagacatGCTGTTGGTTCGTACAGCAACCAAGGCATTCAAACAGTTACGGGGGTGGCCCGCATGCACCAAGAGAGCCGGAAAATCGAGAGTCCCAGGGAGCAACCTCCTCTGGAATGGACAACCTGCATCAGCGCATCATGGCTGCACCAAGGACTCAAAACGAGTCAACTAATCCA
The nucleotide sequence above comes from Cloeon dipterum chromosome X, ieCloDipt1.1, whole genome shotgun sequence. Encoded proteins:
- the LOC135947018 gene encoding uncharacterized protein LOC135947018, which gives rise to MNPMKITFLCILVSLIPYFDCKKASDKKVERSRSFRRKVIKDQGQIRIIGPLNRKIINIKTVVFRNTQRAHIIKCCGQRKCSKSNFNRSKNKTSNFDGWRNKYNSPSYKKVKIGSKKYKFPYEKATFENAEKICQKDNMDIASLDNPTEVAGISNYLQYIGLSDDPVFSSISSLLEGGASSLLNWATESPPEGQGDCLVQQEGLFFNASCDTKRNFICEDPKEEDRGLDTLTSIEDAVLNFVNGKNIVIPENRATIPEAKSLCKDEGLELMSLKSVAELDPVQDLLGDLGLSATTLLTSMEKVTDGGTNWLGDLASALLPPEDPSKDGDCLGLSALGLAGISCDMVSNFVCQVPDPPGTKTTVKTTTKKLLTTFATTDVTEIATEKETTPVPDTTEATTSLSETTEANPSSTSIITASTKTMVATTATTTRTTTTTTMMTTTISSKTPTTTTTTTTMSTSIVPSTTSTTSMQVTTTTTSTSTSTSTSTTTTTTTTPIPCIFDCADFDKFLMSPTVAPNIYDGSVQTATRCNNRKFYISSVTVSRDEAGLRCKAMNMTLLAVTSLEEIDCLASVKEGTFWTSGSNVHPLCEPKLLYTWCSTGVNISSTLITNGAFWLPTTATAVTPIERCLAVTTSLNAGKGMVHKNCSEALPFICQNNVECPKHCTKNTSLFDPTGNLINAHFYGFWLDIGNFTYLLGNQPMTWLESFLQCCALGMEPLNIENVAEQQGLTSITADFKYNWPANFNYWTSATWMGSPAGQWSVCEPTGPAMFPSGLKWEKSQPDNLGGNESCVHFRFVLNATGTILTDRKCTNHYVYACKSQLKALPKPCKVSCPSGACQRATKLFDTTGMLIVSSTYGNWYQGCGRIFLSYLTSPATWSVARDKCCEIGLTLASMESMGKFNCFSRITSKIGPEMNGDFWLSGTDQGCLSKFHWCSISRDFTYPELKWKIDHPVQGMNCVYLEVRNGSAMLATGNCLEQKNFLCEIRKKGTFREAINAECAETWDISPAQIDLLLNASTFLSASISINIKCFIKCVAVEVGMFFRGRPVSIETLRQIELISQENPAKLEQAFAVYEQCRGQKFDDDCVTAYEIYKCCQERAPALVSEIIINNYDNGSILTPPIGCVSVRRSCWLSDNFPCVFNETAWANLNKARTDSLGQLVMLQNRLMYVGSMNLIGNYDPIQIFKHCCALGMKLMEPESLEDLNWAASQSGSAFDLFVGETEFINGTHEVWCNSSKIIPSSFYDTLKAPIYPCVESLALLSPVTQKLYMKTLPNGNIIDSFLNPQNYNPLKTSGIYSFICANL